A segment of the Odontesthes bonariensis isolate fOdoBon6 chromosome 8, fOdoBon6.hap1, whole genome shotgun sequence genome:
AACTAAATTTGAGTTGAATTGGCTAGTGACAAAAAAGTTGCACCACCTGACATTTTCCAACAAACAATATTCTATGTTGTTTGTAGGTACAATCACATTCAATTTATACTATATGTGGACGGAAACCCAGCTTGTGCCCCTTACCAAGACCTCGTAACTAAAAAAGATCGAATCAAAATGGAATCCAGCTATCATAAATCTAACTTCTTAAAGCCGTGCTTTAGGTTTCATGTGGAAAAGGCATTTTTGCCCCATAAGAAGTCATCAACTTCTATTGTTTTGAGGATCATAACTATTCTGCATCTCCttctactttcttctgcagCTTAACGCTCCCCTTTAGTTCATTTGTATCCTCCCCAAGCTGGCAGGGTCTGGCAGACCCAAAGTCCAGTCTCCACACACCACTTCAGAAACCTCAAAAGATCTTTTTCTTCAGAGGTTTTTCTTTTGGTGTTTGTCTTAAAGTTTGGTTCAGTGTTTTGCTCAGAGACACTCCAGCAGGTCAGGCACTGCTGCTGTACTCAAACCTGCAACCTTCTGCTCACTGGACGTCACGATGACCTCTTGGACAACTTTAATCTATTAGCAGTCGCAGCAATGCCACGAAGCTGATTCCCAAGGCCAGACGTCTCCATGAGGGCCTGGGCATAGCTCCACCTCCTTCCAGGTGTAACGTGTAGTTACAGGTAGGGGTGGGGTTAGCTTGGGTGAGATTAGCTTTGTTGGACTTAGCTCGGGTGGAGTTTGGTTGGGTGGGGCTAGTAGACTTCAGGATGCGTCGTAACAGGAAGTTGTGTTTCATGGCGGAGTAGTGATCTGGACCATATGGGATGCTGAGAGTCTCTGTCAGAACCTCGTGACCTGGGTACGTCACCTGTCCATCAGAAAGatcagaaacacagaaagatgCCAATGAGCGAACAAAGCCAAATTTTTAAGCACCAGCATGATatgttaggttttttttttttttacagtttcttttcttttctttttttctttaaaacaaaatctgtTCAGTTCCATATGCCCAACAAAGATCCTCTCAGTCAATGTGAATACATAAGTCTCCATTTTTCGTGGTGTTTTATCAGCTGGTAGTTGCTTCGATACTTTATCCACAATCTACTGTGGTATATAGATGCTAACTGACTGATATTAAACATACATTCTTAGTTTCACAGCACTCCTCTTGATGCGAAAACTGAGGACTCAGAACAATCCCAAAACAAAAGCTCAAAAGaaacaattattattttttattttattattattttttattattattattattattattattattattttctgatTGTACAGTCtcaccttggggtgaacttgctgggacgtccactcctgggacgattgacagctgtcttgaGTGTTTTCAacatgtgaataatctttctctctgtactCACTGAATGAtgaactccaaatagtttggaaatggccttataacccatCCCACATTCCCGCACATGCCTGCATGCTCtcgaccagcaaactgacaaaacttctgcttttatagggGTGCTTACGTTTTATGATGATCAATTAACCAGTACATTTGATTAGCAACACCCTCTTAATTTCTGTGGCAGCAGTTTGGGTGGAATTCTGGCTTCTGAGTTCAGAAGTTTACTTTCTTCAGGTCCAATCTTTAATGGTTTTGTTGGGGTCTGGGCCAACTCGTATCATAGCAGgtcttttggtttgttttacaTGTTTCAGTACCAATAAATTTGGACACACTTGCTAATTCAACTGGCATCTGACTAGTTGCATAGGTTAAAAGTGGATTTGAGGAGAAATTGTCATGATCATACAAGGTTACACGATTTGTTAAAAGCTAAGAGCAGTGAAAGCGGTGTCTTTTCTGCTTTAACTGCATTTTATGTCTCATTTCTGGTCCAGATCAGGCACTGGTTTTGGACTTCTTTATCTATTAAAGATGTGAGCCCCGACTTTAAAATAATTTGGTTGCACGTATCAGGGTTGGGTTTGTTATTTTGGCTCTGGTTGCCCTTCACAGGACTCATCACAAGAACAGACAGACAAAGCGAGTGTGTTTACAGTGAAGGTGTAGTTTCCAGGGAGTAGCAGCCTGTAGTATTCTCCATCTTGGTTGGTTCTGAACGGGCACATATTACTGCGACCTTTGACCTCCACCACTGCATTCTGTACCGGCACGCCCGAGCCATCAATCACAAGACCTTTCACCCctgaacacaaacagaaacaaatgtaATGACAACATTTTTGTCAGTGGAGAGATTTACAGGTAAAAAGACTCACCAAGGTGCACCTGCTGGATGAACGCAAACAAAGCCTTTCTGTTGTCCATCCACAGAGTGGGAAGTTCTTTAAATGGAGGAAACTTGCAGCAAGACAGTTCAAGAGTCAGCTCCAAACACTGTCCCCACACATAGTTGTAATCCTGCATCCCACcttcaaacacacaaacacacacaaaaattcTCAGTATTGTCCAGTCTGGAACGTCAGATGTAGGGAACTCTACAAATTAAGTATAGACAAGAATACACGCTGGGCTGAGCATGCTGAATTCACAGATTCACAGCCAGTCACAAACTGGCTCTTGAGACTTGGAATGTCACCTTGTTGGTGGGGAAAGCCTGAGCTGATGTTAGAGGTGAAGCAGTAACAACTACATGTAGTTGGGCTCACCTTCGACAGAGCGACAGCTCTGGAACCAAGCTCCTGGAGACGGACTGGGACTGTTTGAGTTCGCCCCAGTAAGTGAGAGGATCGTTTAACTGCAGCTGAGGGAAGGTTCTGCCTGTGGTTTCTGGGTATGCACCAAACTTCTCTGAGTGGTTTCGTGGAAGAGGTGGCACCTGAGGATTCCATTGTTCTTCTGGGGAACTTCTATGTTAGTCATTGATTGTTCATTACAAGCATAAGGGGATTCATAAGTGTACCTGTTAAAAGGCAACCGTAGGGCCAAAAGTCAATGATTGACTCTTTAGTTGTATCATGAGGCCATATGTcttggacactcgggtgaaaaGAGGGGGGAGAGCTgccaactgatcaccacctgggtggtgagttggctctgTTGGCGTGAAAGACTGGTGAACAGACTCGGTAAGTCCAAACGGGCAGGGAGGGTGACTTGGAACATCTTGTGTAGGCCCCCGTCCGTGAGATCTTTAACTTACACCTCCGGGAGAATGTTTCTCAACTACAGTGGGAGTTTCGGATCATGGCATCCGAATGGACCATGTTTAGGACCTCCATTGTGGATGCAGCTTCCAGCAGCTGTGGCCAGAATTCATTGGTGCCTGTTGTGGAGATAACTGGCAGAGCTGCTGGTTGGCACCAGCGGTTAGGGAAGACATCAATCTGAAGAAGGAGGCATGTTAAGCTTGTTTGTTCCAGGCGGTACCTGTAGGAGCTGACAGGTACCGTCTGGCTAAAAGATGGTACCTGCTCAAGGATGATCAGGCAAACCATTCGGCAACTGAGAAAGGGGACGCAGGGCCTGTCTCAGGCTGTTTGTCCTGGGAGGATAACTGCAAACCTGAACTGAGAATATCATTGGGCAGTGGAAGGATCTGGAACACCAGATCTTCATTCTCACAGAGTTACTGGGGGGGTCATGGGAGTTTGACCATCCAGtctgttttgtggacttggaggaGGCTTATGACCTTGTGTCCTTCGATGATATTTTTAATAGTCTTATTTTGTCAGGGCAACAATCCAAAACCCAAAGATTTAAACCTATGTATTCTGTATCTATAGGGTTGAGTTTCTTCAGATGTGTTCAGGTTGCAGTGATCAAGTGTCTGCTGCAGAAAACCAGAGAGGGCAAGGAGTGATGACCAACGCAGTAGCTCCTCGTCGTGCGTCAACTCCAAATAGGAAATATTTTTGTGTAATTTACTTTTCATTTGATTTATATTGTATCAATTTGGTTCGAGTCTGTCGCTCCAACCAAGGTGGGTTGTTCTTTGGTTCCCCGAATACACTCATCCTAAAATACAAGAGCGACTGTGGTATGCTGACCTTGCAGAGGATACCACTGGTATCCATTGGTGATGCCGTCCATGAAGGGTCTGCTATCCTCACAGAGGTCACCCTGGTGCATTGAAGCGTGATTGAAGGAGTACACTTTGGCCAGGTGCACAAACACGTCATCATCAGGGGCGATGCTGGCCCTGCCCACCAGCTCGCTGCCTGTGGATATAAGCATGGAAATACTGGTTATTCGTCTCTTGACTGGCAGGAAGATGGCAGCTCTTTTTGTACAGCACGCATCTGAAACCACTGAGTGTTTTATTGAGAGAGAAAAGGTTAAGTCAATAAAAAACTTTTTAAGCTTTAACCgtgattttctttgtttttggtgTTTTATTTCCCACCCAGGATCTTCCTCTCATGTGACCATTGGTTGTTTTAGCCTTCAGGGACCGACTCCTTCAGTGTCACCTGTTAACTTCTGCGTCTAGGCTGCCAGCAGAGGGCGCAGTACTACTGACTAACTAAGAACAACCAGAAAACTGTGAAGTTCTACTAGAATCCTGCTTAACCACATCTAATTCTGCCAGGATCATTTGACTGAGTTTAAGGTCCTGTTTCTGGTTTCTGTCCCTTTTCCACAATTTCATTTACAGGACAGAAAACCCTTAAAAGGTCACTTACATATGTCAAAACATGATCACTGGTCTTTTTGTTTAATTCTTTCTGGACTTTGAGCATCCTTGTTGAGAATCATACCACTGTCTGACTTCTTGCAGTATAATAACAGCAGTTGCATGTGTTAGTTTTACCTCTGTTGCTGTTGTCATAAGGATAACTGGCCACCAGAGCTCCTCCGTGAAGGTTGGCGGAGAGAACAAAAGTCTCTGTCCTcaaccagccaatcacagctctCACCTGGAACACATCAAAGAGCAACATGGTGATCACTGATTGACTTAAAGCACCATCGTATCTAAATAGCTTTATTTATCTAAATAGGGGTTTAtgggttgtttgtctcgtttatCTCTGTGTGGCCCCATGATGGACtgacaacctgtccagggtgtaccccgcctctcgcccaatgacagctgggataggccaGCCCAGTATgataaagcaggtatagaaaatggttTACAGGGCAGAACTGGTTTACTTATTTGTAGTATCTATCAAATCACATGAAATAGGTACTATTCACAGCAGCGGATTAATCCACATAAAGAGGTAAAGATAGTGCTTGAAGCTGCAGGATGAAATGAACTGTGCTTTTGCGATGGTGAAAGAATATTTCCTTCTGTGGGATCGCATAGGATTCATTGTTAGTCACTGTGGTAGGGAGTGGTTTTGGCCCAGCTGTTGGGGAGAAGAGGAGAAGATTGGTGCCAGGTAAGGCAGATGAACAAAGCTTTCATTTCCTAATCAAcctctacctttttttttttttgtgtgttgcgTGCTGAGACACAGACACTGACTGCAATAATCACCGTTGTAGGCAGTGAAGACAAAACAACTCTTAGCCTTAATTTaattacatttaatttccctctgggataaataaagtatttttgaattgaattgaatttgaattgaattaagcgATAAAAATAGGACTCTGTCTTTTAAGTATCTTTAGATGACATTcgttgtgatttggcactatataaatcaAACtatattgaattgaataaaagatGGGCTAAAATCCAGCGTCAGTAAGTAGTTTCAACAatgaaaataagattttttttacattacatagAGACTATCAGTTGAGTTCATCTTGGTCCATCATCCCAGAGCAGAGATCTAGTTGCATTTCTAACATGAATAATACTCAAAAAGACTTTAATAGAGGATGCATGAAACAGTAGCCAAATGTTGACGTCTAGTGATGCTGGTGAGGcatcagaaagaaagaaatctttTCCAGAAGCTAACCCATAGTTTTCCTGATGGAAACCAATTCATTTTGATGCCTTAACCAGGAGTGACTAAAAAGCAGTTTTATGCAAATTAGAGCTGTAACACTGACAGTCTGTTGTCAGCTGGGACCTTAATGAATAGAAATTGGTCATTAAAGGCTCCGATCAGCCAACACGCTGATGTCGATCCCTGCACTTCGTGTTGAGCATAGACAACAGGACGAATGCACAACAGGTCACATGACCTACCTCAGACTCCCTCTTTTCCTCTTTCAGCGGCTGATGCTGTCGTAGACCAGAGAAAGCGTCGGGAAAATTCCTGTTCAAGTCGATGCCATTGTGGTTGAACCTAAACGAGACGGAGAGACACCAACTGGTCATTAATCGGTCAGATTAATTCAGCAACTTTCAACTAATTCAAAGGCAGTTCAATCCATATTGGGGCTAATGTGATTAGAGCTTCATCAGCAGGAATGAGGGCGCTGCTCCAGTCTGTGGTGAAGAGAGAGCTGAGCTGAAAAGAAAAGCTTTATtcgtccatctttgttccaaccctcacctacGGTCACAAGATCTGGGGTCATGAGGTCAcggatacaagcggctgaaattaGTTTCCCTCAGAGGatggctgggctcagccttgCAGATAGAGGGAGGAGCCCGTGGTAGAGATATCACGAGCCTCCTTTTGAAGGTTTTTCGGGCACGTCCAACAGGGAGTAGAGTcccggggcagacccagaaAACACTGGAGGGGTTATACATCATCCGACCGGTACAGAGGTAAAATGTGGGATGGAAGCATATAGGTCTGAGTCAGCAGTGAAGGCAACCACAGAGCCGCACAGACGTGTGAACATCTGGGACATCAAGCAAAATGAGACTCACCTCATTAACCAAAACTCTGTGATGCTCACTTcctatttgaaaaaaatcacaatGATTCTATTCCTGCCTTAGTTTGGTCTGTTTGAATGAATGAAGGGGAACGTATACAAATCTTTTAAAAGAGGGTGCGCTTCTTTTTCACACAACTTTATGTCCCTTTTATGAGTTATTCTTACATTTCCTTTCATTCAAATGCATctttcaaaatataaatattagtATTAGCATTAGTTCATTAAAAATATATTCAGCTATTTCTTACTGTACTTTCATACTTATTCTTGTTATGGGACCCCATTAGTCATGTTAACCAGGGGCTCTACTTCTGATGGGGATCGATTGACTGAGTCATCCTGCACGGAACGACATGAAGAGACTTTACTGTTGCTGTCCACTGTCTTCGAGAACTGTTTTCCTGTTTCAAGCACAAATTCCAAACTCTCCGTTTCATTTAACTCCAGATCGAGTacgttttactttttttttttttgtttgcttgtttacaTTGACACGGCTCAATGATGCGTCTGAAAATAACGCAGTGCGTTTAAATCTGCTCGACCGCTGCCAAGGCTTCAGTGAGCGAGGCATGGATTGAAAACATCGTTTCCCACGGTCCTTTGACTGCATCCAGGAAGTGAGTGCCTCTTTATTCAAACAGCAGCTGCTGAAATCAAATGTCCTGGAAGATTTCTCAGCTGCATGCAGAAAAGCCAGCAGACGATCATCACCGTCAATTCATTTGCTCTCTGAATAAAACTGAAGCTGCAGGATCTGGATAGTCTTTTAATTAAAGATGATGGTTGGTTGATTAATGTCAGCACATCTTTTAGTGGCTAATCTGTTGGTTATTAATAAAAACGCTTCTTGGTTTAGTTTGATCTTTCTATCCTGGTTCAAGTCAAGCCTCTTTTAAATGTTATCTTCTCTTATTAACTGAATTTATGAGTTTACATGAGCCAAACCTCCTTGGATCTGTATTGTCATGATAAGAACGAGGGTCATCAACATGACCTCAATCATGTGACCTCTATCGGATGACATCATGAATCATAGTGACCTCATATCTGACCCGTTTGTATTTCCTCTTCATAAATGCTTTAAAACAAGTCTTGATGATCTAATTTCTTTGGTGGGGGATGGTCAGTTTTTGTCTCCTCATCAACAGGAAATAAAATCAGCAGCTGAGTGGGAATCAATGAAAATGTTCTGGTGCTGCATTTCCTTCTAAGATGTGGAAAGAAACGACCTTAAACGCTCCTCACACACTCACTTTAGGCCAAATATAAACCCTGCATTATAACGTTGCCGAGGTGAGTCTCCATAATGAGGCTGTGTGAACAGATTTTCACCATCTCATTGTGACAAACACAAAGACGCACAAACACAGCAGTCTGCTATAAATAGTGCAGAAGATGAAGTCAAAACACATAATTGGACACTTAAAGGCTTTAAGTGTGTTTATAATGTGTCTGTGTGATGCAGATCAacaatgcgtgtgtgtgtgtgtgtgtgtgtgtgtgtgtgtgcggctTCCTGCTAATCAGAGTATTTTGGGCGTCGGAGCATAGAATAGTTTAGCCTTTGCACAACAAACACAGCGGCTGCACGCATGTGTTCTCGTTTGGGTAAATACTTTAAAGTAACAGGAACATTTCATGTCCACTGTCAGCTTCCATCTCCGGGATCAGTACTTTTATTTTAACAACAGATCACATGGCTGCCTGTGTGTGAAAGGGGTATCTGGCAGTGGTCAGCCCTCCCTTCTGGAGCTGTAGTTCCACAAGGGAATTCAACTCGCTGCCTTTACTCAAATCAAATCATGTACTACAAAGAGTTCTGCATTCAACACATGAACATTTGAGGAtttgttaaaaaataaagcccTCAGCAGTTTAAAGAAGAAGAGCTAAAACTGTAAGAGATGCGGAACAAATTTTGCTTCAACTTGGCTTACTTCCCATTGTTGGATCTATTGTGTCTCTGTGGGTTCAGCTAACTTGGCACGGTCCACCTCCTTTGTATAGAAAGAGAACGGTGGACCACGGACCGGACCACAGGGAACAGGGCTTAAACAAAGCCCAGACATGAACAGCGGAAGTTGAATGTTGTGTTTACAACAAGTTTTCAGTTGTTGCCGGTTGAACTGCAGTGGGGACAGACTGGCAGAACTAAGCCAATCAGCCATACATTGAGACCACTGACAGACCAAGTGAAAAAAATGTGCATCTCGTTATTATGGCATCTAGCCAGTGAACTTTCCATCTTTGAAGTCGGTTTGTTGCAAGCAGAAAAATTGGTAAGCATGAAGATGGGAGCAACTTTGACCTGGGTCAAATTGTGACGGCTGGGTTACAGCATCTCCACAACTGCAGCTCTTTCCGGATTTTCCCCGTCTGCAGTTGTCAGGATCTAGTTAAAGCGGTCCAAGAAAACCAGCATCGGGATCAATGGCAGCCAAGACATGTTGATACATGTGGGCGATGAATGCTTTGCCGTGGTGTACGAAGGTGACCTACATTCACTGCAAAAAGCATCTAGGATGGATGGCTTAGTCTCATGAATCACCTTTTCTTTTACATCATATGGACAATGTACCATTCAGCAGGATAGTGTGCAACCGTAAAAAAGGTTTGAGGAACACAACAAGGTTAAAGCGTTGACTTGGCCTTCGATCTCTCTAGATCTCAATCCAATCAAACATCTGTGGGATGTAATGAACAAGTCAGATCGATAGAGGACGCAACTTGCAATGTACGGGACTTAAAGTCAGAGAAAAGCAATTTCAAAGATTTGTATTTGACTGCCTAATTGTACTGAGACTGCAGAGGAATAATGAGAACAAGAAAAACGCATACCGGGTTCATTTTCTGAAGAGCCAGAAGGGGCTGCACAGAACTGACGTTTAAAGAGAAGCCACGGTCAGTAGATGCTCAGTGGATCTATTTTGTGCAGAGCCATGGTGATAGAGAGTTGAGGATCAATGCAAACACATGCCTCCGTTTTTACCTGGTAGGTTCACTAACTTTTACCAACTGGGATGACCCTTTTTCAACGGATACACTGAATCACGGCCATGGACCATGTATGATCCTTGGTAGGGCATATACACCATGAAATATGTAAATTGCACAATTTAACAATGttggtgacaaaaaaaaaaaaaaaaaaaaaaaaaaaaaaaaaaaatcaatatctgTGACTTTTCACTTTTTTCGGTTAAAACAAGCTTTGTTTGATTGTTAATGTCGTTCATTTGAGCTCATCTGAGATCTGTCAATCGGGGTCCTCAGCGGACACACCCTCAGCAAAACCTAATTTTGTTTCCTTGGCAAATTTGGTGATCATCCGTGTTTAGCATGGTGGTTAATAACACTCAGATGGTTACAGGAACCACAGCACACATTTAGAGGTCTTGTGAAGTCTATGCCTTCATGCGTCAGGAcagttctgtcagaaaaagTACTCAACAATAGGCGGGTGGTCATGTTATAGCTCAACAGTGAAAGACATTAAAAGTACATAGAAAAAAGGAAATGTTTTGTGCTGCAAGCCGCACCCTATGCTTAGTTTGGGCCCCTGTTGAGACACCACAGCATACAGGGAGTTATGGAAAGAACCCTCAAAAAGTCCCTTGTCTCTAGGGAAAGTTCCTGCTCTTAAAATATAGCCTTTAATATCTGTTATAGGTCTCCACCTGGTGCAAATGTGgtcattcattttgaaaaatgagcAGTAAAAGCAAACCTATGAGCTAAAAGAGGATAAAAAAAAGCTGAGGCGCAGTTTCTGCTTAGATGCtggagtgtgtttgtgtaccTGCCCTGGCTGTACTGGCAGTGTGTGCCTGCATCATCAAAGCCATCAGGGTTCATCGTCGGGAGGATGTGAACGCGAGTGCTGTTCAGTAACTGTAACGACCATGTTTCATTGCTGCGGTAAGCTCTCACCAGGTCGTCGATTAGCTGGAGCAGCAGCACCCGACCAAGAACCTGAACACACAACAGACACACAGATTGACTGAACACAAGTTCAAATAGACATAAAGTAGACATTTAGTTGGCTAATAAATGGAACAAGCAGCGGCAGAATGATTTCAAGCTTTGCTGCATTTCAACCAACATCAGTCTTGTTTTCTGCTTGATGAGCCTGCATGTTCCTTCATGATGGAAACTACGGGGGAGGAAGTGATGTTGTGAGTCAGagaggaatttaaaaaaaaacaacccaggGAAGGGTCGGAAGCTGGTTTTCCTGGGTAGGTCAGCTCATTGGACGCATGGgagtggatttaaaaaaaaaaaaaaaagaactttgtGACTGAATGTGAGCTTCAGGAATGAGAATGAGAGAAGGGTGGGAAAGGTGAGAAGGTGTATGTACAAAGCCGCTATACACACAAGCCAGGGCTGGCTCTGCCTCCGGCCTACGTTCTTCTCTCCTTCATCACTTGTCAAAACCCTTTTCTCTCTGCTGCCATCATACATAACACACCTGTTTGAGCTTTATACCTCAGGAATATGTCTGCTGATATTCTGTTATGAATAAAAGACGGAAGCAGCAATGAATTCATCCTACCAAGAAGCCATTCTGTCTTCATCTGTTTCACAAAGCTTCACTGTTGACCGAGAACACATCAATGGCACGTCTGAAACAAAGTCGGGACGTGGTACTCAAATCAGTTACAACCGTCTCAATGGCTCAAAACGTCTGCCTTTAATTGACAGAATTACCAATAAACACAGTAAACGTTTTTATAACACGTTTTTAATTATCTAAGTAACATAATAACCATTAATGTAAGCTTCAGAAGCCATCATATCAGCTGTGACGATCAACATCTTTAGTTCTAGCTCTCAGAAAGGGATTAAAACCACGCTTTGTTGCCATGTCTGTGGTTTATGTGTCATCGGATGGGTTTTGTAGCAAGTTTAGACAATCAACAAGCCAAGTCCTGTTTATCTTCCTGTGCATTAGCAGCTGTAAGAGGAGGCTCAGTGTTGCAGTGAAGTGAAGGTGGGCCTCACTTCACTTAAAATGTCCTCAGAGACAACAGTTGAGGACAGAAGAGCCTGTGTGCAGTTTGCAGCTGCCATTCCTGTGAAGACACAGGAAAACGGCGTCATTCTCTGCTGCCTACACATAAACGAGCACACCTTCTTAGAAATAAATCTTTCCCGGTGTGGATTAGATACTGACAGGTGAAGATTGGGAATATTCCAGAGAGGACACGACTGTTTAGCACCAGTTTTCAAAAGGATGAGAGAAAAATTATAAAATAATTTACTTTATAGGAATCACAAGGTTTTCCAGAGAAACAGTGCATGTGCTTTAACctcatctttttaaaaaagtgttgATAAACttgagaaataaaagaaatcaaCAATCAGAGCAAAGCAAACAGCCCAAAATATTACAACAGactaagattaagattaaggtAATTTATTTGTCATGGATGAACACAGGAACATAGAACTCTAACTATTTAAGCAACAAGAAAGCAGGGGTTACAGCTAATTGCAGCTAGTTTATGTTTGATCCATATTTGGCTAGAAGCAAGAATTAATAATGGACTTGTGTCAAAACCTGGAAAACAGTGAAGATGTCTTAAGTCCAAATATCTTAATGTGAGATTAAAAGTCTTAACTGAGGATAACTGAAGCTATTATAACCAGAACAGCCTGAGAGAAATAATAtttattgagtttttttttttattttaagaaaTAACAGCAAAGTGGAGCTTATAGTGGTTCCATAACTTCCAGAAAAGTTTCATAATCGTCTGTAACATCCAGATGTATCCTCTAGGGAGGATTCATATCTATTaagcaaacaaataaataaatggaactatcctttttaaaaaaaaaaaaaaaaaaaaaaggctcactGAATGGCAGACCTTTTCCTCCAGTTTAGCATGAATACTGTAAAAACAGACATTAGTAGCAGAGCACATTAAAAGCTGCACAAATCTTCAAAAAGGCTTCTAAAAGACTGCAGGCATGTTAAAGATGCTGGGAGTGAGAACAGCAGGTAAAGAAATAGAGAAGTTAGTGCCATCTCAAAGACATCTTTAGATTTCACATTATTGAGGCAGAAAAGATGGCAGACTTCAATCCTGCACCAAATTCTGCCTCAACATCCTGGAGCCTCTTCCGATTGTCTGTGGATGTGCAGTAGGTGTTGCCTCCTGTGTTATAGATTTTGTTAGATAGTATAGTTTCCAATAGTTAGTTTCCAAACAGGAGATAGATTTGTAAACATTAGATAGATTTGTAAACAGTGAACATGAAATAGGAATGTGGGCCCCTCACACGGACATTAACTAAATGGAATGTGAACATTTCCACATCCTTGAGGTGAAAACACAATGTGTGATTGTGATATGTGCATAAACTTGCTGCAGTACTGATTACACTTCATTCTCTGAGAACTGCAAATTATATCGCGAAGCTCGGCATTAACAGTAGCCCGGGGCAACTAAACTCTGAGTATGGGCGTGTAGAAAGTCTTATGCAGCTGGGAAGTGAAGACAaatgcattcatttattttcatgaatTGCAAACGGTGTTCTCTACCGTAAATATTGCTTTTGTCCACCACTCACATCAGGCTGTGGGATTTACAACATCCACACAaatgaggaaccttggagttatttttgaccagaatctatcctctgactcacatataaaacaggtttccaggactgccttctttcacgtCCGTAATATtgccagaaaaactgctccatgcatttattacttcaagattggactacagTAATTCTTTATTGTTGGGCTGTCCCAAAAATTCTCTGAAAAACCTCCAGCTTATCCAAAATGTTGAGACTGAaagtttacttgtggttcccagagtttc
Coding sequences within it:
- the cpm gene encoding carboxypeptidase M is translated as MCSEPRGDDRQRAAHSAVMSSSLLLLLFFVSAWTLEFRYHNNREIEQYLRQVNASNPDIVHLYSIGKSVRGQQLWVLALGVGAHRHTVGIPEFKYVGNMHGNEVLGRVLLLQLIDDLVRAYRSNETWSLQLLNSTRVHILPTMNPDGFDDAGTHCQYSQGRFNHNGIDLNRNFPDAFSGLRQHQPLKEEKRESEVRAVIGWLRTETFVLSANLHGGALVASYPYDNSNRGSELVGRASIAPDDDVFVHLAKVYSFNHASMHQGDLCEDSRPFMDGITNGYQWYPLQGGMQDYNYVWGQCLELTLELSCCKFPPFKELPTLWMDNRKALFAFIQQVHLGVKGLVIDGSGVPVQNAVVEVKGRSNMCPFRTNQDGEYYRLLLPGNYTFTVTYPGHEVLTETLSIPYGPDHYSAMKHNFLLRRILKSTSPTQPNSTRAKSNKANLTQANPTPTCNYTLHLEGGGAMPRPSWRRLALGISFVALLRLLID